In a single window of the Roseiconus lacunae genome:
- a CDS encoding MFS transporter, with protein sequence MNFLSDQIAKRSRVFYGYWMLPLAMLLQIGSSPGQTFAVSAFTPALLDAIDLTQSRLGLAYMLGTLLAAIPLTSIGPASDRIGLKRIACFVILGLAAACLFASTVTSFLGLLAAFFFLRFLGQGSMSLLSNNTTAMWFRTRIGRVSALLSIGSAVAFAWVPDWLSTAIETIGWRSTYRWIAVILVVFLFPVILLLYRNRPEDLGQSVDGIMPSPHPETIGATSVVHVSDDVASKDDRSQAFGESDAGQPGQLDDVDGMQLADAIRTVSYYVIGLSNIVWAMAGTGVLFYLFTLCAERGLDKDDAKTLFKILGFSMLGAQLCGGVLGDYLRLNRLFGIGTSMIALSLIWLRFDHSLLGAKLFAMLFGGGQGMLISVTGVIMVRYYGRRHLGSIRGAIWCGTVAGSGCGPLLMGAFMDRTGAYDPAIACFATAMLPLAVAAWFIHPPQLTSDGEGAKESANASPPVLATTTTCIDSKT encoded by the coding sequence ATGAATTTTTTATCCGACCAAATCGCCAAGCGTAGCCGCGTCTTCTACGGATATTGGATGCTGCCATTAGCAATGCTGCTACAGATCGGATCTAGTCCCGGGCAAACGTTCGCGGTTAGTGCGTTCACACCCGCGTTACTCGATGCGATCGACCTCACGCAAAGTCGTCTGGGATTGGCTTACATGCTCGGAACCCTGCTCGCGGCGATACCGCTGACCAGCATTGGTCCCGCTTCAGATCGAATTGGGCTCAAACGAATCGCATGCTTCGTCATCTTAGGACTAGCCGCGGCATGCTTGTTCGCTTCAACGGTCACTAGTTTCTTGGGGTTGTTGGCAGCGTTCTTCTTTTTACGATTCCTTGGCCAGGGATCGATGTCACTGTTGTCGAACAACACGACCGCGATGTGGTTTCGAACTCGGATCGGACGTGTCTCGGCGCTACTGAGCATTGGTTCGGCAGTCGCGTTTGCTTGGGTTCCCGATTGGTTATCGACTGCGATCGAGACCATCGGATGGCGTTCCACGTACCGATGGATCGCGGTTATCCTCGTTGTGTTTCTGTTTCCGGTGATCCTTCTTTTGTACCGCAACCGTCCCGAAGATTTGGGGCAATCGGTCGATGGCATAATGCCAAGCCCGCATCCTGAAACCATCGGCGCTACATCGGTGGTGCATGTTTCGGACGATGTGGCTTCAAAAGACGATCGTTCGCAAGCGTTCGGCGAATCGGATGCCGGACAGCCCGGTCAACTTGACGATGTCGATGGGATGCAACTGGCCGATGCGATTCGGACGGTTTCTTATTATGTTATCGGGCTTTCGAACATCGTTTGGGCGATGGCAGGAACCGGTGTCTTGTTCTATCTATTCACGCTTTGTGCCGAGCGGGGGTTGGATAAGGACGATGCGAAAACACTGTTTAAGATCCTGGGATTTTCGATGCTTGGCGCACAACTTTGCGGTGGAGTGTTGGGTGACTATCTAAGACTCAATCGATTATTCGGAATCGGTACTAGCATGATCGCGCTCAGCTTGATCTGGCTTCGCTTCGATCATTCATTGCTCGGTGCCAAGCTGTTTGCAATGTTGTTCGGAGGCGGTCAAGGAATGTTGATTTCGGTAACCGGTGTGATCATGGTTCGTTATTACGGACGTCGTCACCTGGGAAGCATTCGCGGCGCCATCTGGTGTGGGACCGTCGCCGGAAGCGGTTGTGGGCCGTTATTGATGGGAGCATTTATGGATCGAACCGGGGCTTATGACCCCGCTATCGCATGCTTCGCTACGGCAATGTTGCCCCTGGCCGTCGCGGCCTGGTTCATTCATCCACCGCAATTGACATCCGATGGTGAGGGTGCGAAGGAATCGGCGAATGCGTCGCCCCCAGTTCTTGCAACGACAACCACTTGTATCGATTCAAAGACTTAG
- the sbnA gene encoding 2,3-diaminopropionate biosynthesis protein SbnA yields the protein MFATQPMIHNGVLDAIGHTPLIRLRRYLDRNDIDLIVKFEAANPGGSAKDRPAKNMIDVALARRQITHQSTIIESSSGNMGIGLAQACRYHGLPFICVVDPRAQQQNIRMIEALGGTIEYVHTPIEGDFLKARLARVCQLLERIPNSYWPNQYANVANPEAHFHGTIAEIDQALGGQFDALFVATSSTGTIQGCQEYLRMRGRDAKVYAVDAEGSVLFGGSHGPRQIPGLGAGRVPPLAKSTCVDRVLRVDDLQCVVGCRRAAEREAMLVGGSAGGVLEAIRELGNGPRGNGLRGKRCVAVLHDSGCRYLDTVFNDRWVETNLHCSPERLRSLIQGTQTNRVAQLEEVVS from the coding sequence ATGTTTGCAACCCAACCAATGATTCATAACGGTGTCCTCGACGCGATCGGGCATACGCCATTGATTCGTCTTCGCCGCTACCTTGATCGCAATGACATCGACTTAATTGTCAAATTTGAAGCGGCAAATCCCGGAGGCAGTGCGAAAGACCGCCCCGCAAAAAACATGATCGATGTCGCTTTGGCCCGGCGTCAGATCACTCACCAGTCGACCATCATCGAATCGTCATCCGGCAATATGGGGATCGGCCTCGCCCAAGCCTGCCGATACCACGGGCTACCGTTCATCTGTGTGGTCGATCCGCGAGCCCAGCAGCAGAACATCCGCATGATCGAAGCACTCGGGGGAACGATCGAGTACGTCCATACGCCGATCGAAGGTGATTTCTTAAAAGCGAGGCTGGCCCGAGTTTGTCAGTTGCTTGAGCGAATCCCTAATAGCTATTGGCCAAACCAGTATGCCAACGTTGCAAACCCCGAGGCGCATTTCCACGGCACGATCGCGGAAATCGATCAGGCGCTCGGCGGGCAGTTCGATGCATTGTTTGTCGCGACCAGTAGTACCGGAACTATCCAAGGGTGTCAGGAGTACCTGCGGATGCGCGGACGAGATGCCAAAGTCTATGCGGTCGATGCCGAAGGAAGTGTCTTGTTCGGGGGTTCACATGGCCCGCGACAGATTCCTGGTTTAGGTGCCGGCCGCGTGCCACCGCTCGCAAAGTCTACCTGCGTCGATCGAGTCTTACGAGTCGATGATTTGCAATGTGTGGTCGGTTGCCGGCGTGCCGCCGAACGCGAAGCAATGTTGGTCGGTGGATCGGCCGGCGGCGTCCTAGAAGCTATTCGTGAATTGGGCAACGGCCCACGCGGAAACGGACTTCGGGGGAAACGCTGTGTCGCTGTCCTGCATGATAGCGGGTGTCGTTATCTGGACACCGTTTTCAACGATCGATGGGTCGAAACCAATTTGCACTGTTCCCCCGAGCGTCTGCGTTCGCTGATTCAAGGAACGCAAACCAATCGGGTCGCTCAACTTGAAGAGGTCGTATCATGA
- a CDS encoding glycosyltransferase family A protein, translated as MDDLGCPFRKGIQVTDQGELAECHFAARLTGANPRHCVVDRSACEVCIEGAPLSPVTINPVMPSVILNACEVSFDAPEPETIPGVLKAWAERAVNHDSIDVTVPTIHACDLVLDARGVTSASKLEQTIAGSLDQVDTHVILHVLTDSSIHALRSQSTNLTDLLARPNVHTQRLDQPSDLGEILNQIIARSETPSLAFVDGHCLQRSTRLKRSLQHLHDRGTELVFAHCESCDGMVHRSFLSNQAATLQLATMVIRRAALVDLGGFDATVGDACLEELLRRVIRLGRPIHLAEEVLCRIDTQERGDAAFIGALNFDVPSEPITQRVSARLVRDRARCDVVIPFRDGFNFAAEAIDSIVTQRNAEVILHLVDDASLESSNELLNRYRNLPNVRLYRNERNIGPFATFNNLMEFVKTDFVAVQDADDISLPDRIAHSYALMQSTRADLLTGATELFGESSLVDKICWDYFTVDECEWLPLRFSRYACQYTSGYYMENPTLVVRRPSFIALGGYGDFGERNRNRTGVDTDLQLRAYHARSSIAVTRDVVVRYRCHGISATQHDDSGIGSRANRESTEEVLRRLKLYAQGSFDARWFGALDLYRGVTRPLSPSD; from the coding sequence ATGGATGATTTAGGATGCCCGTTCCGCAAGGGCATTCAGGTGACGGACCAAGGTGAACTGGCCGAATGCCACTTCGCCGCCCGATTGACCGGAGCCAATCCGCGACACTGTGTCGTCGATCGCAGTGCCTGCGAAGTCTGTATCGAAGGCGCGCCGCTTAGCCCGGTGACGATCAATCCGGTCATGCCTTCGGTGATCTTGAATGCATGCGAAGTGTCATTCGATGCCCCCGAACCGGAAACGATTCCGGGCGTCTTAAAAGCCTGGGCCGAACGGGCTGTCAATCATGACAGTATCGACGTTACCGTGCCGACGATCCATGCCTGTGACCTGGTGCTCGATGCCAGAGGCGTCACTTCGGCGAGCAAGCTTGAACAGACGATCGCAGGATCACTTGACCAAGTCGACACCCATGTGATCCTGCATGTCTTGACCGACTCAAGTATCCACGCGTTACGGTCGCAGTCGACAAACCTGACCGACCTGTTGGCCCGGCCGAACGTTCACACTCAACGACTCGATCAGCCGAGCGATCTTGGTGAGATCCTTAATCAGATTATCGCCCGTTCGGAGACCCCATCGCTTGCCTTCGTCGACGGCCACTGCCTGCAGCGCTCGACGCGACTGAAGCGTTCGCTTCAGCACTTGCATGATCGGGGTACCGAACTGGTCTTCGCCCACTGTGAATCTTGTGACGGCATGGTCCATCGATCATTCCTGTCCAATCAGGCTGCCACATTACAATTGGCAACGATGGTGATCCGGCGAGCGGCGTTGGTTGATTTAGGCGGCTTCGACGCAACCGTGGGCGACGCCTGCTTGGAAGAGTTGCTACGCAGGGTGATCAGGCTTGGTCGTCCGATCCATCTTGCCGAAGAAGTCTTGTGCCGAATCGATACTCAAGAGCGTGGTGACGCTGCCTTTATCGGAGCTTTAAATTTTGACGTACCGTCCGAACCGATCACTCAGCGAGTGAGTGCACGTTTGGTCCGCGACCGAGCCCGTTGTGATGTGGTCATCCCGTTTCGCGATGGATTCAACTTCGCGGCCGAAGCGATCGATAGCATCGTTACTCAGCGGAATGCCGAAGTGATCCTACACCTCGTCGATGATGCGAGTCTCGAATCGAGCAACGAACTTCTAAATCGCTATCGCAACTTACCGAACGTTCGCCTCTATCGCAACGAAAGGAACATCGGACCGTTTGCGACGTTCAATAACTTGATGGAATTTGTCAAAACCGACTTCGTGGCAGTCCAAGACGCTGACGACATTAGCCTTCCAGATCGGATCGCCCATTCATACGCCTTGATGCAGTCGACTCGTGCTGATCTTCTGACCGGCGCGACCGAATTGTTTGGCGAGTCTTCGTTGGTCGACAAGATCTGTTGGGATTATTTTACGGTGGATGAATGCGAGTGGTTACCACTGAGATTTTCGCGGTACGCCTGCCAGTACACCAGCGGATACTACATGGAAAACCCGACCCTGGTGGTGCGACGTCCAAGTTTTATCGCACTCGGCGGTTATGGAGATTTTGGCGAACGAAACCGAAATCGAACCGGGGTTGATACGGATCTGCAGTTGCGTGCCTATCACGCTCGTTCATCAATCGCGGTCACGCGAGACGTCGTCGTCCGCTACCGATGCCACGGTATTTCTGCGACACAACACGATGACTCCGGGATCGGGTCGCGGGCCAACCGCGAGTCGACCGAGGAGGTGCTACGGCGACTGAAGCTATATGCCCAAGGCAGCTTTGATGCGAGATGGTTTGGTGCTCTCGATCTTTATCGAGGCGTGACACGCCCATTAAGCCCTTCTGACTGA
- a CDS encoding FAD/NAD(P)-binding protein encodes MSTVTYSTDQIIDTRAFGPSVRVAVIGCGPRGSYCLESLLRQIKANGGSGDIEITIFEPSKFPGAGIVYDPRQPHYLRMNLAAGQIDFWSLDNDKHAKNRRHLSLLRWLDKHHPQHAYADAYVPRAVVGEYLHECYQTTIEELSKYCHVERVTQKVNDLRRERATWVVTTEEQRQVFDEVVITVGHEGLRCSGRVGVTGSASCDTPVSSFPFSSLSGDRAKLSGDVFVTGFGLTAIDSVLSLTEGRGGKFLRNGNRLCYVPQGNEPNRIHLVSRSGRPMLAKPTEKVEPIDDSFWDPYREQLGELRQQVGQIDFRRQLWPIVCQSAAALLNRNGIDESGASVGDWFRRWGRYSMNHSLAVRAMITSWLVATAQRPYDAPAALGTAWRTLYPQMVTLISHGGLIPKSWPAYSRTAAEMERIAFGPPAESIEKVVTLARQGMLRCSCQRDEPTPSSENVIAVLAKPNEPEENGLIDKLVQQGYLQHDPMTGAIAVDEEGRADAPRGTKNLAVFGRCTEGIIIGNDTLSRSLHPHLERWAATMITRRSRPVTF; translated from the coding sequence ATGAGCACGGTTACTTATTCTACTGACCAAATCATTGACACACGAGCGTTTGGCCCCTCTGTCCGCGTGGCCGTTATCGGTTGTGGTCCGAGAGGTAGCTACTGCTTGGAAAGCTTGCTGCGACAGATCAAAGCGAACGGAGGAAGTGGTGACATCGAAATCACGATCTTCGAACCATCCAAGTTTCCTGGCGCGGGTATCGTTTATGATCCGCGGCAACCACATTACTTGCGAATGAACCTGGCGGCGGGGCAAATCGATTTCTGGAGCCTAGACAATGACAAACATGCTAAGAACAGGCGGCACTTGTCGCTCTTGAGATGGCTCGACAAACACCATCCACAACATGCATACGCCGATGCGTACGTCCCGCGGGCTGTCGTGGGTGAATACCTGCATGAGTGCTACCAGACGACGATCGAAGAGCTATCCAAATATTGCCATGTCGAACGAGTGACGCAAAAAGTGAACGATCTTCGCCGTGAACGAGCGACTTGGGTTGTCACGACCGAAGAGCAACGTCAAGTGTTTGATGAGGTCGTGATTACGGTCGGACATGAGGGCCTGCGATGTTCGGGACGAGTCGGCGTCACCGGCAGCGCGTCTTGCGATACGCCAGTCAGTTCATTCCCGTTTAGCAGCCTTTCGGGTGATCGAGCCAAATTGTCTGGTGATGTGTTTGTGACCGGGTTCGGTTTGACGGCGATCGATTCGGTACTCTCGTTGACTGAGGGTCGTGGCGGGAAATTCTTACGCAATGGAAATCGTCTATGTTACGTTCCCCAAGGCAACGAACCGAATCGGATCCATCTCGTTTCTCGATCAGGGCGTCCGATGTTGGCTAAGCCGACAGAAAAAGTCGAGCCAATCGATGATTCCTTCTGGGATCCCTACCGAGAACAACTCGGCGAACTCCGACAACAAGTCGGCCAGATTGATTTTCGGCGACAACTATGGCCGATCGTTTGCCAATCCGCCGCAGCGTTGCTGAATCGAAATGGTATCGATGAATCTGGTGCAAGTGTGGGCGACTGGTTTCGCCGCTGGGGACGTTACTCGATGAATCACAGCCTTGCGGTTCGGGCGATGATCACGTCTTGGTTGGTGGCTACTGCCCAGCGTCCGTACGATGCCCCTGCTGCGTTGGGCACGGCATGGCGAACACTGTATCCACAGATGGTGACATTGATCAGCCACGGCGGTTTAATCCCAAAATCTTGGCCTGCGTACAGCAGAACGGCCGCGGAAATGGAACGAATTGCCTTCGGACCTCCCGCAGAATCCATCGAAAAAGTAGTGACGTTGGCGCGGCAAGGGATGTTACGATGTTCCTGCCAGCGTGACGAACCCACCCCGTCAAGTGAAAATGTCATCGCCGTACTTGCCAAGCCGAATGAACCCGAAGAAAACGGATTGATTGACAAATTGGTTCAACAAGGCTATCTCCAGCATGATCCAATGACCGGTGCGATCGCTGTTGACGAAGAAGGTCGTGCCGACGCTCCACGGGGGACGAAAAATCTTGCCGTGTTCGGGCGATGCACCGAAGGCATCATTATCGGGAACGATACACTTAGCCGATCGTTGCATCCACACCTTGAACGGTGGGCCGCTACGATGATCACTCGACGATCCCGGCCAGTTACTTTTTAA
- a CDS encoding ATP-binding protein yields the protein MSSDHPIDRWIEFCLPEDTTQEDAESVRRSRLVVLLLTLGFCAAYVYSVYYIVLGTTCSNIGPQQALVTVPVIFFLFRRYRSVWLVGNLLGLTCTVGVGFPIVFTGGVHSSALSWLFFGPLVAVILAGRQSGIIWFVVSATFVLVLMAVSDQPWYPESEIPQNLANVQAAVVSLGLISVVTATAWSFGAAQEAATFKLHAANEIAEQARREAESAHADSLLVLDNVIEGLAIVNLAGDFVGPPSAIFQRWFSCPVAGVKLWTWFEGTDQRLAESFEMNWEQLSSDWMPLELAIDQLPKSFDFEGASYELTYRPVVIDDQLRHILVICTDVTAEREFKLASELQREQLTIFTRFVRDPGSVRGFMDEADRLVSDLTTGIGTLAEQKRWVHTLKGNSAIFGLNSFSRWLHRLEDELEEIDGAYDAARWEALETQWIAVRARLSTIVSMEDIDHVTVDKKDFEQTLQAVESGVGGPLLAALMRRWTWDPVDRRLELLAERASQLAERLGKTGVEVNVEAENVRRPPGPDWNAFWGSVVHVVRNAIDHGIESPDDRLKSGKESAGKVTLRAWEEDEQFVFEVSDDGAGIDWLKVAERCQSLGLTCDSTDELQDAVFADGVTTKDMATEVSGRGVGMAAVREACQALGGDIEIESSLGKGTKFRFNFPTYHMQPDAMLFYI from the coding sequence GTGTCATCAGATCACCCCATCGATCGATGGATCGAATTCTGTCTCCCCGAAGACACGACGCAAGAGGACGCAGAATCGGTTCGCCGCAGCCGTCTCGTCGTCTTACTGTTGACACTCGGTTTCTGCGCCGCCTATGTGTATTCGGTCTATTACATCGTACTGGGGACGACGTGTTCAAACATCGGCCCACAGCAAGCGTTGGTAACCGTCCCGGTTATCTTCTTTCTGTTCCGAAGGTATCGATCGGTATGGCTGGTCGGCAACTTGCTGGGGTTGACTTGCACCGTCGGGGTCGGCTTCCCGATCGTATTCACTGGGGGCGTCCATTCCTCGGCGCTCAGTTGGCTGTTTTTCGGACCGTTGGTCGCGGTCATCCTCGCGGGACGACAGTCAGGAATTATTTGGTTTGTGGTCAGTGCCACATTCGTGTTGGTGTTGATGGCGGTTTCTGATCAACCGTGGTACCCGGAATCTGAAATCCCGCAGAATCTCGCGAATGTGCAAGCAGCCGTGGTTTCCTTAGGACTGATTTCGGTTGTCACCGCAACGGCGTGGTCATTTGGCGCCGCCCAAGAAGCAGCCACGTTCAAGTTGCATGCTGCCAACGAGATCGCCGAACAGGCGCGACGTGAAGCCGAGTCCGCACACGCCGATTCGTTGCTAGTCTTGGATAACGTCATCGAAGGCCTGGCGATCGTCAACTTGGCAGGTGACTTCGTGGGGCCGCCGTCAGCGATTTTTCAGAGATGGTTTAGCTGTCCAGTCGCTGGGGTCAAACTTTGGACCTGGTTCGAAGGCACCGACCAACGACTCGCCGAAAGTTTCGAGATGAACTGGGAACAGCTTTCGAGTGATTGGATGCCACTCGAACTTGCAATCGATCAACTGCCGAAGTCCTTTGATTTTGAGGGCGCGTCATATGAGTTAACCTACCGACCGGTGGTGATCGATGATCAGCTGAGACACATCTTGGTTATTTGTACGGACGTCACAGCCGAACGTGAATTCAAACTTGCCAGTGAACTACAACGCGAACAGTTGACGATCTTCACTCGCTTTGTTCGTGACCCCGGCAGTGTTCGCGGATTCATGGATGAAGCCGATCGTTTGGTTTCCGATTTGACCACTGGAATCGGAACGTTGGCAGAACAAAAACGATGGGTGCACACGCTGAAAGGCAATTCGGCGATCTTCGGATTGAACAGTTTTTCTCGATGGTTGCATCGATTGGAAGACGAACTCGAGGAAATCGATGGTGCTTACGACGCGGCACGGTGGGAAGCACTGGAGACTCAGTGGATCGCAGTCCGCGCGCGATTGTCAACGATCGTCAGCATGGAAGACATCGATCATGTCACTGTCGACAAGAAAGATTTTGAACAGACACTGCAAGCAGTCGAATCAGGTGTCGGAGGTCCACTGCTTGCCGCTTTGATGCGACGCTGGACTTGGGATCCGGTCGATCGGCGTTTGGAGTTGTTGGCCGAACGGGCGAGCCAACTCGCCGAACGACTCGGCAAAACCGGTGTCGAAGTGAACGTCGAAGCAGAAAATGTAAGGCGTCCCCCGGGGCCCGATTGGAACGCGTTCTGGGGGTCGGTGGTGCATGTTGTCAGGAACGCGATCGACCATGGTATCGAGTCACCCGATGACCGTTTGAAGTCAGGAAAAGAGTCCGCCGGAAAAGTGACGCTGCGAGCGTGGGAAGAAGACGAGCAATTCGTGTTCGAGGTCAGTGATGACGGCGCCGGAATTGATTGGTTGAAAGTTGCCGAACGCTGTCAATCGCTTGGCCTGACCTGCGATTCGACAGACGAACTACAAGACGCAGTGTTCGCCGATGGGGTCACGACGAAAGACATGGCAACCGAAGTATCCGGCCGAGGCGTTGGTATGGCTGCTGTCAGAGAAGCTTGCCAGGCTCTCGGCGGTGACATCGAAATCGAATCAAGTCTTGGAAAGGGAACAAAATTCCGATTCAATTTCCCAACCTATCACATGCAGCCCGACGCAATGCTCTTCTACATCTGA
- a CDS encoding prolipoprotein diacylglyceryl transferase has translation MQRTLFLIPHELGPLSVFGLGWAALLVLVGFLLRAGWIIQRERRPTDAPARAGEPSSPSASLASALMGESFIWLVAAAIVIFILPTIEIAGVGGNPVGLPIRGYGFFLVLALIASITLATARVRRAGLNPDLVYALAPYVFIGGIVGARLFFVIQYRDSFIGDSIGQTIRNVMAFTEGGLVVYGAFIGGFLAFLVFNYRHRLPLFRFGDAIIPCLFIGLFFGRIGCLMNGCCYGGRCEPDWASIRFPPINKVYQEQLRSGELLGMRIDPDTGRIESVESGSLADRLGIDVGERYEYGQPTYPPTESIDPNIPEEDVVPGWVMVVEGETFELSPAQLPPRSLPVRAAQLISSFSGIVLCVFLCVLSRYIRRPGVLMFVGFASYAIARFILEIVRTDERGQFNTSLTISQWVSVGVLTLSVGGLVYIYRFASDDGSGSASSSMTGSPQSAK, from the coding sequence ATGCAGCGAACGCTCTTTCTGATTCCACACGAATTGGGACCGTTGTCGGTGTTCGGGCTTGGCTGGGCCGCCCTGCTGGTGCTCGTTGGATTTCTGTTACGAGCCGGCTGGATCATTCAACGCGAACGCAGACCTACGGACGCACCCGCGCGAGCTGGCGAACCGTCTTCGCCATCGGCTAGTCTCGCCAGTGCATTGATGGGCGAGAGCTTCATTTGGCTGGTCGCGGCTGCGATTGTGATTTTCATCTTGCCAACAATTGAAATTGCCGGTGTGGGCGGTAATCCGGTCGGGCTGCCGATTCGCGGCTATGGCTTTTTCCTCGTGCTTGCCCTGATCGCTTCGATAACATTGGCCACCGCTCGGGTGCGGCGAGCGGGACTGAATCCGGACCTTGTCTACGCGCTCGCGCCGTACGTTTTCATTGGCGGGATCGTAGGGGCGCGATTGTTTTTTGTCATCCAGTATCGCGACAGCTTTATCGGTGATTCGATCGGCCAGACGATTCGAAATGTCATGGCATTTACCGAAGGCGGCCTGGTCGTCTACGGTGCATTCATCGGTGGTTTTTTGGCGTTCCTCGTTTTCAACTACCGCCATCGTTTGCCCCTATTCCGGTTCGGCGACGCGATCATCCCTTGTCTGTTTATCGGGCTGTTTTTTGGTCGCATTGGGTGCCTGATGAATGGTTGCTGTTACGGCGGACGTTGTGAACCCGATTGGGCATCAATTCGTTTTCCGCCGATCAATAAGGTTTATCAAGAACAACTGCGATCGGGCGAACTGCTGGGCATGCGGATCGACCCGGATACCGGTCGGATCGAGTCGGTCGAAAGCGGAAGTCTTGCCGACCGTTTGGGAATCGATGTTGGCGAGCGGTATGAGTACGGCCAACCGACATATCCCCCGACGGAATCGATTGATCCGAACATCCCCGAAGAAGACGTTGTCCCCGGTTGGGTGATGGTGGTCGAAGGCGAGACGTTTGAACTCAGTCCCGCCCAGCTACCGCCACGATCGTTGCCGGTCCGCGCCGCCCAGTTAATCAGCAGCTTTAGCGGCATCGTGTTGTGCGTATTCTTGTGCGTGCTTTCACGCTACATCCGCCGCCCCGGCGTATTGATGTTCGTGGGGTTTGCATCGTATGCCATCGCGCGATTCATTTTGGAAATCGTGCGGACCGATGAAAGAGGGCAATTCAACACTTCGCTGACGATTTCTCAGTGGGTCAGTGTCGGCGTACTGACGCTGTCAGTCGGAGGGTTGGTTTACATTTACCGCTTTGCTTCGGACGATGGTTCAGGTTCCGCTTCAAGCTCAATGACCGGTTCACCCCAGTCGGCGAAGTAA
- a CDS encoding Y4yA family PLP-dependent enzyme, with amino-acid sequence MTKSVEPPARTIRSHCHGMPPLDAKIASWMQDALNDPRLFDWIDSHGSPLNLIHREPMSKNVAELDDVAKHHEVDFQVFFARKSNKCLTFIEQTIHDGVGIDTASEIELLQAIDRGVAAKDLICTAAVKSESLLTTCVRHGVGIAIDNEDELALATKIAKTHGRPAQLALRLGGFWHQGEKLFTRFGFNADDVGLLGKLDRDVVNLVGFHFHLDGYDASQRIDAIECVLRWIDRAKEQQFAPQFIDIGGGFPMSYLHCGDQWQTFWAQLESALLGKRDPVTYRNHGLGLLAINGQIHGVRQSYPYYQSPVRADWLDSILSAPIGDELVADAIKRRDLQLRCEPGRSLMDGCGMTIARVEFCKRNSDNDLLVGLAMNRTQCRTSSDDFLVDPIVIKKDSHNGGAEQFGYLVGAYCTESELISLRKLRFPNGIQRGDLVVFPNTAGYLMHFLESRSHQFPLAKNLVYDDPVRLDPIDVDAAHP; translated from the coding sequence ATGACGAAATCTGTTGAACCGCCAGCCCGTACGATTCGGTCTCATTGTCATGGAATGCCGCCACTTGACGCGAAGATCGCCTCGTGGATGCAAGACGCTTTGAATGATCCACGGTTGTTTGATTGGATCGATAGCCATGGATCACCGCTCAACTTGATTCATCGTGAACCGATGTCAAAAAATGTGGCGGAGCTGGACGATGTCGCGAAACATCATGAAGTGGACTTTCAAGTGTTCTTCGCGCGAAAGTCGAATAAGTGCCTCACGTTCATCGAACAAACGATTCATGACGGTGTCGGTATCGATACCGCCAGTGAGATCGAGCTGTTGCAAGCGATTGATCGAGGAGTGGCCGCCAAAGATCTGATCTGCACCGCCGCGGTTAAATCCGAATCGCTACTTACCACCTGCGTGCGGCATGGAGTGGGGATCGCGATCGACAATGAAGATGAGCTCGCCTTAGCTACAAAAATCGCCAAGACACATGGGCGTCCGGCGCAACTTGCGTTGCGACTAGGTGGCTTCTGGCATCAGGGCGAAAAACTATTTACGCGATTCGGATTTAACGCCGATGACGTTGGGTTACTCGGAAAACTCGATCGTGATGTCGTGAATTTAGTGGGGTTTCATTTTCACCTCGATGGTTATGATGCGAGTCAGCGGATCGATGCGATCGAGTGTGTGCTCCGCTGGATCGACCGGGCAAAGGAACAGCAGTTTGCCCCACAATTCATTGATATTGGGGGTGGCTTTCCCATGTCCTACTTACATTGCGGTGATCAGTGGCAAACATTCTGGGCCCAGCTGGAATCCGCGTTGTTAGGCAAACGCGATCCGGTGACCTATCGGAATCATGGGCTCGGACTACTCGCCATTAATGGACAGATTCACGGTGTGAGGCAGTCGTATCCGTACTATCAATCCCCGGTCCGAGCGGACTGGCTTGATTCGATACTTAGCGCCCCAATTGGGGACGAGCTCGTTGCCGACGCGATCAAACGGCGCGATCTCCAACTCCGATGTGAACCAGGACGGAGCTTGATGGACGGCTGTGGGATGACGATCGCGCGCGTTGAATTTTGTAAGCGAAACTCCGACAATGATCTGCTTGTCGGTTTGGCAATGAATCGGACGCAGTGCCGCACATCGAGCGATGACTTCTTGGTTGACCCAATTGTGATCAAGAAAGATTCGCACAACGGCGGAGCTGAACAATTTGGATATCTTGTCGGTGCCTACTGCACCGAATCCGAATTGATTAGTCTCCGGAAGCTGCGGTTCCCCAATGGAATCCAGCGTGGTGACCTTGTTGTGTTCCCCAACACCGCAGGTTATCTGATGCACTTCTTGGAAAGTCGCTCACATCAATTTCCGTTGGCTAAAAACCTCGTCTATGACGACCCGGTACGACTCGACCCAATCGATGTGGACGCAGCGCATCCATGA